One Salvia splendens isolate huo1 chromosome 1, SspV2, whole genome shotgun sequence genomic window, agtgtctgaagtacttttgtcgggggatagtagaggcctatggcgacacatatttgcgcaagccgactgccactgattgccagggtttGATGCAGATGCATGAGACGGTgcacgggtttcctgggatgctcgggagcatcgactgtatgcactggcagtggaagaactgtccgagggcgtggagaggccaattcacaagtggatacaagggcagccacccgacgatgatactcgaagccgtcgctgactatcggctttggatctggcatgcttacttcggcgtagccgggtcgaacaacgacatcaacgtcctcaactcgtccactctcttcaccgaccaatgtaacggcaacggcccggccatagagtttactgccaacagacgccaataccatatggggtactacttggccgacgacatctacccacggtggccagttttcctaaagacagTCAGCTGCccgattggtgagaagagggttttatttgcgcaaaagcaagaggcggcgcggaaggatgtagagcgggcatttggggtgctccaatcacggtgggcaattgtgaaagggccggctcgtttctggcacaaggaagtcatcgccgatgtcatatatgcgtgcataatcatgcacaatatgatagtcgagagtgaaggcggaagcatcaccgattggaaagacgacgaccgtgcatctagctctgcCGGCACATCGACCtagacacccgatagagggttaccgttaggtttcgatgaggttttatctaggcaggcctcaatgcgcaaccaacaggagcatgcgcagctcatgagcgacatgattgaagaagtgtgggctcgtaaccgccgtcgctgagtttgcgttttttattatttcgcattttaatgtattaatttttattaaatgaatgaagtttttaaaattcgtattttaaatgtattttagttttttttaattcgtatgtattttgtaaatattacaaaattgatgatgtggcgcgccttagggcgcccactgcaggtggagaaggaggaggataaaaatgctgacgtggcgcgccttagggcgccccactgctgctGATGGTCTTAGTCTTAAGTCTAAAATGTCTTCTTTGCATATTTGAGAAACCTTTTCTTTTCCATGAATAAGGTTTGTAGATTCACTCCTTGAAAGcgcgctctctctctctcacacacacacacacacacacacaccactTATTCCCTACTGCAGTTGAAGATGAAGCCTTGACAGTTGCCTCATTTGCAACTACACTGTCACATGTAtcttcttctcttttcctttcccctctttggaatttttttataattagagCCCAACTTTTCACAAAGGGGGCTCAAATTTGCATGCCATATTCACTCCCTACTCCGAAAAGACATTACATTAATACCTGGTACGTTCAAATTTGCACCCCTTTTTTTTACTGCTTAAAAGCATTTTACAACTCAACTTTGGCAGTTacaaagaagaaaatattttcatttcttacCATTCTTAGACCACCTTATTTTTTTGTCTCTAGATCTGTTTAGGCCTTCTGTCGGAGTGATTCTTGGGATTTTGGTGTTGGCTAGTTCTTGGTTTTTATGCATAAGATTGGATTTTTGGCGTAGGACGTTGTTATGATATAGAATAACGTTAGATATAGGTGGTGTTGGAGAATGCCGAGGCAGAATTTGATCAATGTTGATGTGAAAATTGGAAGGAGAAAATGCAAAGTGAGAAAGAGGGGTTCATCATGTTCTTCATCATCGTTGGTGCAGAATAACCGGTTGAAACACGCTTTTTTGGTCAGGAAGCGACTGGGATCGAGCACCACCCCTGTTCCTAGGTGGAAGATGATGACCTCCAAATCACCATCACTCAATTATGATGGAAAGGCGAGGGAGCTGTCGATTTCAGCCCGAAAACTGGCTGCCACTCTCTGGGAGATTGATGGCTTTCCTTCACCAAGAGTGGAAAGGGAGAATTTGGATGATAGGAAGAGTAAGGTTGGGGGAGTTGTTAGGATGCTAGAATCGGGATCAACGGCTCTTGTTTTGTCTGATCCGTTTCGTAGTCCTCTTGCTGAGGTGGGGATTGTGCATTTACATGGACACACTTATCTGATACTATTTACTTCTTGTTGTTGTTGTGTTAGTTTTGATTAGGATTTTGGTGGTGATTCGGTCCATAAACCGTGTTTGATGTTGTTTTGCAGAGAATGGAACCTCATCCACCAAAAATGGCCAGCCACAGAAGGAGAGCATCAGCAAGTTCTCAGAAGCTGGATAGTACTAATTGCCTCCTTGAGGTATGGTTTTTAGTAATATGTTGAAATTTCCTTTTACTAGAAGAAGATGGTTATTGCAAGAGTTGATTAGGAACTTAGTTCCCTTTGGTGGGAGTGTGTTGGTGGAACATGTTTCGGAGATCCAACATATTTTCTTGAATTAGGTCGATAAGATGCATCGAGCATATGCTTCTTTATTAGGAAAAACTAAGACTAAATGTGTTTTTAGTGAAAATTTTGATTCATGCGTCATGACATAAATGGACAAAAACTGTATGGTGTTACTATGGAGCTGAGAACATGGTTTGTTTTTTGTTATGTGACACCACTGTACCTATCATGTCAAATGCTTGTCTCCTTATAGATATCAACAAATGGTTAAAAGCACTTTCATTTGCCAACCAATTTCTTTTGGCTGTTTCTTCTTGATTGGAATGTTCGAGAGAAGGTGAAAAACTTTGGTGGTTAATGTAGACGATGCAGGTTGATCAGGCGCAGAACCATGCCCGAAGCCCGTGTAGGCACGTAGTTGGAACCAAGAATCGTCTCAAGGATGTCTATAACGGCCTCATAACTTCAAAAGAGTTGCTCAAAGTGATGAGCCGTGTTGGCCATCTTGATGAACAGAACTCTACGCGTTTATCCCTTTTCTCGGCCCTAAAGTTTGAGCTGGACCGGGCTTGTATCCATGTAAGTAAATTGATCCAAGAGCAACGGAAGGGGGGTGAGATTGGTGTGTTGGTCAAGCAGTTAGAAGAGGAGAAGTTAGTTTGGAAACTGAAAGAGCAAGATAGGATTCGCAGTGCCATTGCATCTGTAAATGGAGAGCTTGAAACTGAGAGGAAAATGAGGAGACAGACGGAGAGGCTGAACAAGAAGCTCGGGGTAGAACTGGCAGAGACGAGGGAGTCCCTGACGAAGATGAGCAAGGAGCTCGAGAGTGAGAAGAGGGCACGAGAGATGTTTGAGCAAGTGTGTGATGAACTGGCTCGGGGCATAGGGGAGGATCGGGCTGAGGTGGAGGAACTCAAGAGGCGTTCGGATAAAGTCTGTAAagaggtggagaaggagagagatATGCTCCAGTTAGCTGATGTGCTGCGTGAGGAAAGAGTGCAGATGAAGCTTGCGGAGGCCAAGTATCAATTCGAGGAGAAAAACACGCTTGTTGACGCATTGAGGAGTGAGCTCGAGGCCTACATGAAGTCGAAGAATGGCAAAGAACAACAAGGTGATGGCTCTCCGAGCTATGACAAGATCAAGGAGCTCGAGAGATACTTGTGGGAGACGCTTCCTAGCCCATACGAGTACCAAGATATAAACAGAGATGGCATTTTGGATGTTTCAGCCCTAAACAAAGATAATCAACATGAAGAGGAAGCAGAAGATggcgacgatgatgatgatgagcagGAGGAGGATTCAGCTGACAGCGACCTCCACTCCATCGAACTAAACATGGATGACATCAGCCAGAGCTTCCAATGGGGCGACGCTGCCAATGCAGAGTCGAAGAGGAGAAAATCCATCTAAAAAAAGATCAAGAAACCACCACCCCCAGTAGCAGAAGCAGCCATTTTGTCAGATGGGAACAAACAAGAAACTCTAGACATGTTTGACAGAAGAGGGTTGTTTGAGTTCTCATCGATGCCATGGAAAAAAAGGGACATCAAAGACGAGCTCGAGAGATACAACATGATCAAAGACCTAAGAGACCATATAGTTTCCACTTCAAGAATTGCATCCTCTCAAGACTTGGCTACTCCTTCAAAGGAGGATCCTCCCAATGGTGGTGTGACTGTGCCATGTCATGGCTAGCAGCTTTAGGTGAGGCGTTTCGTCGCACCTCCTTATTGGGGTAAGGGTGAAAACTACCCCCCAGTGTGGCCTATCTCATGAATTCAGGATTGTAAACAGAAACTTTTGTTTCCATAGATTTAGATAAGTCTATAATTGTATAAATTATGCTACTTTGCCTCTGCAGCAATGAAAGTGTTAATACTATGTAGCATGATTAGCTTTTTAGAGAAATCTTAAAGTTTAACCAAATAATGCTGTGATAATGTTGTAGAATGCACTATTTTTGCTGGTCCCGTGTTATTTAATCATCATAGTACAACCTCCAGAATCATGTCAGTTTTTTACTACTCAGATGGTGATTGCTCCTTGCTTCCCACAAACCTTTTTCTGATTTTGTGATACATTTACTTTTTGGATTACAAAAGTTTCATTACAATAATGCAAAATAGACTGTGAATCAAATATTCAATTCACTCACTGATTCTAAGAAACGACCCTTTAAAGAGAGAGTGAAGTGGAGTAATTGCTAGCGGAAAACTGCCCAACTGATGCATGCTAACTTGGAAAAACTGCccaaacacaaaatacataaaatgaaagtttgtaccTTATTAATGCCACAATAATGTTAATCCCATCAAAATCTTGTTTCTTACAAAACACATGGTTTTGTAATTGTAAATTTGTAGCTAAGGTGTGttggattattttgatttttgagcaCATGCACGCATATAATTGCCAGATACACAGCTGGAAGCTatggatttattttattttattttatatagatACATGTTGATTAAATGAATGATTGTCTCATGTGGCAGCATCATTTTCAAGCAATGTTTGAAAAATAGACCGACTGGCCGGTTTGACTGGTCCAACTGATAAAACCAGTTGGTCATACCAGTCCGACCAACACCAAAaaccaattttttaatttataattatattttttaaaaatttattaaatttgtagATAGTGGGACTTTTAAACTGGAAATCgaaaaattttttaattaaattttttcattcactaaattttactaatattttatatatttctatatttaacTAATTATATTTAAGGTAAAATATTTTCTATGATGAATTATTAATTACTGTATATTTTATCATTCACTAAAACGTTAATATATGttgtatattatatatttatttatatagtactccGTACTATTGGAAGGAAAGATCTCACCGTGGAAGGAAAGATTTTCCGTAGCTGATTTCCTGTGATCACGATTAATTAGAAATTGATATTTACCTTGTATAGAGAATATGGTTAGGGAAATCAATCTTACCTTATTTGTATTCTTGAAGGCCTATAAAGAGGCATGTAAATCTTGTGATTATCAATGAGAAAGAGTGATATGAATTCCCTAAAACTTGTTTCTACATGGCATCAGAGCCTTGTTTAAACAAGGGCTCAGAATTATTTTCATCATTGCCCAAACCTATCTCGGCCAAAATAACCAAGAACCAGTGAGcaaacaaaattcaaatcaattCCAAAATGTCAGACGACGAGAAGAAACCAACAACAGATTCGTCAGAATCATCAAGCAGCAAGATTCGAGCAAATAAGAATGTAACTGTTGCATTCGATCTTAATGGAGGAGATTACCAACTGGGAACCGCATATGGGTGGATTAAAAGGGAGGCGGTCCGACAGAGATTAGAGCCACCGGAATCCTCAAATCCTAGTACCCACGGCGGAACAGAATCGCAAGGAATCGGTCATGGACTTGCGGCTCAGGGGCAACGCCAAGGTAACCGGAGCGGAACCTGGCGCCAAGCCACCGCTGTTCACCGCCCGGGGAGCGAACCGGTTGAGAAATCCAAGCTTTGGTGGGAAGGAAGGCAGACGGCAAAGACCAAGATGGCCATTGGAGTTTCCGCCGGCAGTGAAGCGGCGAAAACTATATCGGGCAATCGAGAAGTGGTAACCGGACGGGGAAAGCAAAAGGAGGAACCGGAAGCTTCCGGCATAGGCGGGAACGGCGGCGGCGCTGGCAATTTCGCCGGCAAGATGTGGAACCAAAATGGGGGAGGCGGCGCGAGAATTGACGGAGGTAGAGGGTTGGGGTGTATTAACCCTAaccctcattttctttttacatCCCCATACCATAATTATTCACAAAAAAAACCCcagaattttattaaatatcGGCATGCACCCCACCCATTGCATGATAGTCCCCAATTTCCTGATAAATTGCATAATGAACCCCAGCTTATACATTATTGTGACAAACCCCCAGTTTTTTGGCCAAATATGCAATTTAACCCCCTTCCACTGAAAAATCGTTTTGAGCCCTTGGACTGTATTTTCGCTGCACTTACTGTTAAGAGAGATAATGGGGGTGAAAAACGgggatggatatttgattgtggagctaCAGACACGATGACTccaaataaaaatgattttattagttttagtGATATTACTAAAACCTATATACAGACTGCTAGTGGTGAATTGATTACTGTGGCTGGGGCAGGCACTATTGAGATATCCCCAACCTTGAGGCTGTCAAACTGTCTTTATGTTCCAACTTTGTCCCAAAGATTGATGTCTATAAGCCATGTAACAAAGGAGTTGAATTGTACCTTACTGATGCATCCCGACTTCTGTATtttacaggatattcggacgaggaagatacttgggcgtggcactgagagccaaggactctactacgtggatgagataacTCAACAAGGCAGTGTGATGTTGGCTCACGGGTCCACAGAACGAGAGATTTGGCTTTGGCACCAACGACTGGGACACCCTTCCCCTGGTTATTTTCGTTTACTTTTTCCTAAACTCTCTATTCCAAAAGACTTTTCttgtgagacttgtgttttggccaagagctaTAGACAATCATTTAAATCTACAAACACTCGTATGAATTCCATTTTTTCCCTTgttcatgctgatgtgtggggtcatGCACCTATTGTTGGGGGTAATGGGTTAAGATACTTTGTGATTTTGGtagatgattgcactaggatgacgtggatatattttttgaaacataagTCCGAGGTAATTGACAAGTTTATTCTGTTCTTTAATCTTATCCAAACCCAATTCCAGACCACGATAAAAACCCTTCAATCCgacaatgggagggaatttgtgaaCCAGAAAATGACAGACTTCTTTACCCAAAAGGGCCTGATACATCAAACCTCATGTCCCtacacaccagaacaaaatggggtagcagaacgaAAAAACAGAACCATCCTTGAAATTACCCGAGCCCTGATGTTAGAATCAAAAGTCCCAACTCACTTCTGGGCCGAAGCTGTTGCCACCTCTATTTACCTCATAAACCGACTCCCTACTAAAATCCTAAACAAAAAAACACCTTTCGACACCCTCTCCAAACTCACCAAAATACCCAAACATCTTAACCTTCAACTCAAAGTTTTTGGATGTACTGTATACGTCCATATCCCAAAGCATGAAAGAACTAAACTGTCACCTTGTGCTACCAAATGTGTGTTTGTAGGGTACGGGATTAACCAGAAAGGGTATAGATGCTATGACCCAACCACAAAGAGGGTAGTAACCAcaatgaattgtaatttttttgaaaCCGAGTTTTATTACCAAACcaaccttagtagtcagggggagagtagcGAGTCATATAACACTTTGGACTACCTAAGTTTGTTTGTGCCTGGGCCAAATCCCTCCAACGAGGACTCAACAGAAAAGGTTAGCATTGTCGCCGAGCATGTCTCAAACACTATGGAGTACTCTCAACCGCGCTCGAGTAGCTTCCCTCAACCGGTATCCCAGGCACCTGAGGTAATTCCCGATTCACCTCAAGaagatactactactactactgaCTCTACTGATGCAGAAATTACAGATGAGAGTACGACTCATCATGAGAGTACGACTCTAGATGAGAATACAGGTCGTTATATACTCCCACCACGAAGTAATCGTGGAATCCCTCCGAAGAGGTTCTCCCCAGAGAAGACAGGCAGAAAAAGCCAATATGCAGTGGCAAACTTTGTGAAAGGAAACCTAGCTAAAATGGCTAGGGCATTCGAAGCTGCCCTccacgaagaagaagaaattccttATACAGCAGAAGAGGCATGGAAAGTTAAGCATTGGAGAGATGCTATGCTTGTAGAGATGGACGCTCTGTTGAAAATCAAGACTTGGGAAGTTAGTAAGCTACCCGAGGGAGCAACTACAGTGGGGTGTAGATGGGTGTTTACAATTAAAAGGAGGCCCGATGGATCCATTGACCGATACAAGGCGAGACTAGTTGCGAAGGGATATACGCAAACTTATGGTGTCGATTATGCGGAGACCTTTTCTCCTGTTGCCAAGATCAATACAGTGAGAGTGTTATTTTCAGTGGCGGCTAACCGAGACTGGCCTCTACATCAATTTGACGTGACCAATGCTTTCCTACATGGAGAGCTGGCCAAACCCGTCTACATGGTTCCCCCACCTGGGTTTACTGGAGATTTTCAGAATGGAGACGTCTGCAAACTTAAGAAGACACTATATGGCCTCAAGCAGTCTCCTAGagcatggtttgggagattcaccgaagtgatgaagaagtatgacTATCGTCAAAGCAACTCAGACCACACCCTGTTTCTCAAGAAAAGAAATGGTAAGATCACCTGTCttattatttatgttgatgatatgattattactggcgatgatgaagaagaaatagatCAGTTGAGGAAAAATCTGTccaaggaatttgagatgaaggatcttggccTCTTAAAGTACTTCTTGGGGATAGAGGTACTCAGGTCAAAACGGGGGATCTTTATCAATCAAAGGAAGTATATACTCGATATTCTAGCAGAAACAAGGATGGTGGATTGCAAGCCAGCAGACACCCCAATGGTCCAGAATCATGGACTACAGATCCGGGAAGGAGCCAAACTTGTTGATCGAGGAAGATACCAACGGCTGGTCGGGAAACTTATCTACTTATCTCACACTAGGCCAGATCTTGCCTACGCCGTTGGAGTagtaagtcaattcatgcatgcaCCGCAAGAAGAACATTGGGAGGCGGTATTGAGAATTGTACGATACTTGAAGAGTACACCAGGACATGGGGTGCTGTTTAAGAAGCATGGACACTTAGAAATACATGGTtacactgatgcagattgggcaggaaatcctAATGATAGGAAGTCTACAGCGGGGTATTTTACCCTTGTAGGAGGAAATCTggtgacatggagaagtaagaaacagaaggtAGTTGCGCTATCAAGTGCCGAGGCAGAATttcgaggaatcaagagtggattaACAGAAATATTATGGCTCAGAAGACTCATGACAGAGCTTGATCTCAAGTCCACACAGCCGTGCCGTTTGTTGTGTGATAATAAGGCGGCCATTAGTATCTCGGAGaatccagttcagcatgatcgaaccaaacatgtggaggttgatcgacacttcataaaggatACAATTGATGCAAAAATAGTTGAGTTGCCCTATGTCAAGTCAGAAGATCAACTGGCAGATATCTTGACAAAGGCAGTGAGCTCTCACTCATTTCGAGATGTATTGgacaagttaagtatcggtgatcccattacttaacttgagggggagtgttggaaggaaATATCTCACCGTGGAAGGAAAGATTTTCCGTAGCTGATTTCCTATGATCACGATTAATTAGAAATTGATATTTACCTTGTATAGAGAATATGGTTAGGGAAATCAATCTTACCTTATTTGTATTCTTGAAGGCCTATAAAGAGGCATGTAAATCTTGTGATTATCAATGAGAAAGAGTGATATGAATTCCCTAAAACTTGTTTCTACACTATTTACAATAGTATTTTGGTTCGATCAATGGTTCAATTCATCTAGCCGATTAAAACATGAACCAATAGCTTTGTTGGTTAGCTTACCGGTgcgatttttaaaatattaattttcaattatcttcatttatgtttaattttattttgtccacttgattgagttttttttttattaaagagaAATGCTCAAGCCTAACAAAAGTGGCGAGCTAGATAAGTCgttaaaaaaaataccaaacaaaagGAAGAAACAACCATAGCAAAAAGAACCCCCACAAACCACATGCACTCTCCAAAGTCACAAAGACTCTACCATAGcaacaaaacacaacacccaACAACCTCTACCAGTTTGATCCAAATTAATAACTAGACCTAGTAACCAAAATGAACAACTAACACAAGCCGACTAGAAAGCACAAAGGAGTAGCTAGAAACACATGCCAACATCATACAGGTAACCTAGACAAACAACAACTCAAGCAACGCTCACCTTATTAGTCAAATATTCTTGCAGCTTCGGATGCTAACCAACTCCTCTCATCCAACTTTCAAGatcgcaaaaaaaaaaaaaatcacttctaCTCAAACTcctaaattgagttgaaattttgaaatatagtCCATTTTGTATACAGTTTTATCAGGTGCAGATTTTAGAAAACAGACCAAATTGACCAATAGCGCCACATTTGAACATTGCAGGGGCTCAAACAAGAAAATTTTATGTTTATAAAACTCCTTATTGTCAAACGAACCCTCTACAAATAATTGAGTCCCACCGAAACCACCTCACCAAGCTAGGTTTGTGCATATGGAAGAAGAGAGGCATCAATGGTAGTACAAAATAATTGAATCCCACCCAAAATACATCAGTAGGGACAAAGCTAGCTAGCAATAATCCAAATGAGCATCACGTGAAGAGACAACTTTATGTAGAAGGGAAACACGGAAGCAGTGGCCACATTATACAAATGAGCCACAATCAATGTCGTCGGAAAATTCCATTGCCACCCCTCTGTTTTATGATCTGCAATAGAGCCACACCGGGATGACtctgttgtggatgctcttaggccatACGCAATAGGGCCGCGATTCACACTGTTGCCGCCTAGGCGGTTATACTTCCAAACGTGTCAACTTTTTGATACAAAGTTAAACGTGTCACAAAGTTAAGAGAAAGATTGCAATTTGAATTGTTGAGGCTCTCGTGACGAAAACTGGTAGAGCGTCATTATCTTTGATGTTGCCTGCTTCCAAAAAGAGATGCAGAGAATTAATTGCCGTTCCAACAATATTATATCActtgatatttttaaagaataGAGGTAGCTGATTGGAACTAAAAATGTAGTTCTCATTTAAAGATACccctccgtccgtgattaaATATCCCATATTTgatcggcacgagttttaagaaattgtttgactttatgtagtaaagtgggtagaaaagttagtggaatgtggggtctatttttatatattagttttataataaaatgttagtggaatgagttaatggaatggaGGGTCCACTtactaaatatagtaaaagttaaATGGGATATTTATTggcggacggacgaaaaaggaaaaatgggacattaaatggcagacggagggagtagtttagATAAGCAGACTGAAACGGACAAACCTAGTGCATGTCGTTTAGCAGAAATTTAGTTGTAACTGGAAAATGGAAACTAGGTCAGGAATTCGTGATTAGTCTTGTATTTTATCGTctcgtattttatttattaatactctcgtcgtccataaaaatagtctcattttatcattttggaatgtccacaaaaaatagtgtcatttctaaatatagaaagtttatctctcatattttacatactttttctcctcatctcttttattttacctactttttttcctctctcttatttaACCCATTTCTTATTAAAACCTGTGCCGTCCACAAATGAAACTAATTTTTTTGGACGGTGGGAGTGTTAAGTATTTGTGTTACGTACATTTGTCTACAACACATTGTGGCCTATATATTTAACACTCTGGATGAGGTATGGTAATTGTATAATTGCCTACTTACAAGTTACAAACAAGACAGATACAGAGCCATGGGAAGCAGCTTACTTGTATCTACTGTAGCTAAGAGGTAAGTAGACTTGAAGTTTTTGAAGGATTGCTATTCTTTGTCACAATAATAGTACGTTACTAGTTAATCGGGCGATTCAAAGCTAGCATAACACTGAAAGatattagtagtaataaatCAAAGAAACCAACACTAATTAGTAATATCGTTTTTTTCTAAAAAACCATCCTTATGTAGATAATACTACTACGTACTATTCAATTTTACATTTTCAGTTCTTCGAACACAAAATTTCAGACGTTTTAATTAGTACAaagtttatttgattttatactTGCTCGTAACTTGGTAATTAGACTAAATCTTCAATTGACAGATTGGAGGGAAAAGTAGCTCTAATCACCGGCGGCTTCGGTGGTCTCGGCGCGGCAACAGCGAAGCTCTTTCTTCAACACGGAGCCAAAGTGGTGATCGCGGACATTAATCGAGGCGATCACCACTCTCTCCCCGTTGGCGACGGAATGTCCTTCGTCCACTGCGACGTGACGAGGGAATCCCACGTTCAGAGCGCAGTGGACGAAGCCGTGTCCAAGCACGGCAAGCTCGACATCATGTTCAACAACGCCGGAATCTTGGACCGGGTGAGCCGCGACATCGCCGACTGCAGCCAGGCCGACTTTGAGCACGTGCTCCGCGTCAATGTGGCCGGCGTCTTCCTAGGCACCAAACACGCCGCGCGTGCCATGAggcgcggcggcggtggtggcgccATCATCAACACAGCGAGCGTGTGCGGCGTCGTTGGAGGAGTGGCGACGCACGCGTACACGAGCTCGAAGTACGCGGTGGTGGGGCTGACGAGGAATGCCTCGGTGGAATTAGGGCGGTACGGGATTAGAGTGAACTGCGTGTCGCCCTTCGTGTTTCCGTCAAGGATTTCGAGGTCGTTGCTGGGTCGGGCGGAGGAGGACCCGATGGATGATGTCAAATTGCATCTTATGGGAAAGAAGCTCGAGCCAGAGGATGTTGCTGAGGCGGTTGTCTATTTAGCGAGTGATGAATCGAGGTGTGTGAATGGACATAATTTGATTGTGGATGGAGGCTTCACTATTACCAACTCAGCATTTACAATATTTGATTAGTTGATTGG contains:
- the LOC121743313 gene encoding uncharacterized protein LOC121743313, giving the protein MPRQNLINVDVKIGRRKCKVRKRGSSCSSSSLVQNNRLKHAFLVRKRLGSSTTPVPRWKMMTSKSPSLNYDGKARELSISARKLAATLWEIDGFPSPRVERENLDDRKSKVGGVVRMLESGSTALVLSDPFRSPLAERMEPHPPKMASHRRRASASSQKLDSTNCLLETMQVDQAQNHARSPCRHVVGTKNRLKDVYNGLITSKELLKVMSRVGHLDEQNSTRLSLFSALKFELDRACIHVSKLIQEQRKGGEIGVLVKQLEEEKLVWKLKEQDRIRSAIASVNGELETERKMRRQTERLNKKLGVELAETRESLTKMSKELESEKRAREMFEQVCDELARGIGEDRAEVEELKRRSDKVCKEVEKERDMLQLADVLREERVQMKLAEAKYQFEEKNTLVDALRSELEAYMKSKNGKEQQGDGSPSYDKIKELERYLWETLPSPYEYQDINRDGILDVSALNKDNQHEEEAEDGDDDDDEQEEDSADSDLHSIELNMDDISQSFQWGDAANAESKRRKSI
- the LOC121796284 gene encoding secoisolariciresinol dehydrogenase-like encodes the protein MGSSLLVSTVAKRLEGKVALITGGFGGLGAATAKLFLQHGAKVVIADINRGDHHSLPVGDGMSFVHCDVTRESHVQSAVDEAVSKHGKLDIMFNNAGILDRVSRDIADCSQADFEHVLRVNVAGVFLGTKHAARAMRRGGGGGAIINTASVCGVVGGVATHAYTSSKYAVVGLTRNASVELGRYGIRVNCVSPFVFPSRISRSLLGRAEEDPMDDVKLHLMGKKLEPEDVAEAVVYLASDESRCVNGHNLIVDGGFTITNSAFTIFD